The window catgattaatcaataattagcggatgattactgtaacatcactgttgaaaatcatggattaagtaggctcattagattcgtctcgcgatttacagcccattcatgtaaaaagttttgtaaaggGTAAAGTCCATTATTCAACCCTATATTTGTCATGGTTGTCTAATTCACAACCTAATACTACAATACCAGACAACCGACATCTCTCAACTGTGAAAACCGTCTAAAAAACAACCCCGCACCCACCTGACCCCGGTTTCTGACCACGTGGCGGCTGTTTTTCGACACGTCAGCGCTCCAGCGTGGCGCATCTTGCCTCGTCAGCAACCAGCCATTACGAATAGAGAGAGGTTGCCGGGCCCAAAtattcccctttctttcccctAACCCTAACATTCAAATCGGCTCCATCGATGGCGGCTTCAAGCTCGTCGGCCTCCAGCAAATCAAGGGGCGGCTCGTGGTCTGGCATCGGAGGGGAGGACTTTTCTTCCCCAATCCGCTACCGCGAGCGCCCTCTTGACTACGAACCTCCGATGTGGTGCAAGTGCGGGAGGAAGGCGGCAAGATGGATTTCGTGGAGTGATGATAATCCAGGAAGAAGGTACTTCAAGTGCTTCTCTGCACGGGTGAGCTAACAGTTTCTATTTTGTGGATTTGGCTTCAATTGCTTCTTTAAATTGGATTTGGCTTGATGGTGCTTCTATCTTTTCTGTGTTCAGTTTGGCGGATGTGATTTCTATGCTTGGCATGACCAAGCCAGCTATGCGTCTGCATTTATCAAGCAATTGATTGTAGATTTGCGTGATGGAGTAAGGGATTTGAAGAAGGAGAATAGGGAGTTGACAGCAATGGTTGGGGATGGCGCCGCCCGACTGGATGAGCACAGAGCAGAGGCAATGCGGCTGAAGAACCTCCTTGCAGAGAAGGATGCAGCCAATGATGAAATGAAGACAAGGGTGACCGAATTAGTTCATGAGCGATTTGTTCTGCGCCTTGTAATCCTAGGATGTGTCATGgctttgcttgttcttctgttTAGTAAGTGAATCCGTTATGTGTGTAATGGTTAGGCAATATGTAGTAGTTAGTTAAGTGATGCATGTTCAGCTGATGACATTgagctgttgttgttgttgatctgACCTTGAAGTTGTGTCCGGTTTAAATATGGAGGGTACATCCTGATGTTCTGATTATGGCCAATCTAGACTGATCAATTTGAGCATGGCAGTGACTGAGAAAGATGAACACACAAACATAACTTACGGCCAACATAGGTTCAGAATACAGACATAACATTACAACCAGGAATTGTTCGACACACAACTAACCCGGCCAACTTAAGTTCATCATACAGACATACTATTACGGCCATGAATTGTTCGACACACAAACATAACTTACGACCAAACATAAGTTCCACAGACAGACTTAACTTAGCCCACCATAAGTTCAACACATGACAAACAATCCAGACATACATGCCATAGAGACTCAGTTCAACACATTTATTACTGCTTTTTTGATGTAGAAGCCCCTCCCGGAGGCAGCATCAAGTACTGCTGGAACCTTGCTGGTGTTGCTGTCTTCCTCTTTGGCGGTTCTTGGGCAGTTACCTTGGCAGATGCTGAACCTGAAGTGATATGGACAGTTACACTTGAGCTAGCCTGT is drawn from Panicum virgatum strain AP13 chromosome 1N, P.virgatum_v5, whole genome shotgun sequence and contains these coding sequences:
- the LOC120656337 gene encoding uncharacterized protein LOC120656337, whose protein sequence is MAASSSSASSKSRGGSWSGIGGEDFSSPIRYRERPLDYEPPMWCKCGRKAARWISWSDDNPGRRYFKCFSARFGGCDFYAWHDQASYASAFIKQLIVDLRDGVRDLKKENRELTAMVGDGAARLDEHRAEAMRLKNLLAEKDAANDEMKTRVTELVHERFVLRLVILGCVMALLVLLFSK